tgtttgtgcttTGTGACTTATTCTTCGATGACATCTTTGGCCTGAGACTCTTTGCCATAGTCCTTGCCAACCAAACAACAGCAGCCAGCTACTTTGCGGGGTTTGCGCTCTCGGTCAGTTTTGCAGAGGCCTCCCCATTCACCCAGTTTCTTGTTCTCATCAACTTTGATCAGGTTTATCTGATGTTCTGCACACAAAGCCTCAAACAGCTTCACATACATGGGTTTGTCACAGTTGGAAGCAAGAACACAAAGGTGGGCTTGGCGTTTGTCCAAGGCTTTGGCAGCTTCTCTAATACCACGAGATAGGCCATCGTGGATGAGTGCGGTCTTAAGCATTTCTTGTAGGGCAATACTAACATCCATTACACCTCCAGCAGCAATGCCTTCCTCGGTCATCGTTGGATGATCGGCGGATGTCCCGCGCCCGGTGCCAAACTTCTCCAGAGTCTGCGcggaaagagagggttttattattattattttggaactTTGTACTGAAtaatgaatttttaaaattgttttaggaAATGTATTTAAATCAAAtgtatgaattatatttttatatgctGTAAGCTGCATTGGCTATCTGATTGAAAAGGCAGGATGTAAGtgtaagattagattagaagaagGAGCAACGAACAATGGCAACTGAAACAGTAGAAACTTCCTAAGATCATTATAAAGTATCATGTCCTGAGTGTTGAATGTCTAATGGTAGTATCCTCGACCTTTTCA
The nucleotide sequence above comes from Geotrypetes seraphini chromosome 5, aGeoSer1.1, whole genome shotgun sequence. Encoded proteins:
- the LOC117361311 gene encoding 40S ribosomal protein S12-like gives rise to the protein MTEEGIAAGGVMDVSIALQEMLKTALIHDGLSRGIREAAKALDKRQAHLCVLASNCDKPMYVKLFEALCAEHQINLIKVDENKKLGEWGGLCKTDRERKPRKVAGCCCLVGKDYGKESQAKDVIEE